In one window of Haliaeetus albicilla chromosome W, bHalAlb1.1, whole genome shotgun sequence DNA:
- the SYT4 gene encoding synaptotagmin-4 isoform X2, whose product MAPIAASGQQFDEIPTVVGIFSAFGLVFSVSLFAWICCQRKSSKSNKTPPYKFVHVLKGVDIYPENLNSKKKFGADEKSEAKNKSTMPKNSLHLDLEKRDLNGNFPKTTPKIQSSPDLENLSPKHFVERKKDSVSPDSLKSITSLSSEDKQDKLGTLFFSLEYNFEKKAFVVNIKEARGLPAMDEQSMTSDPYIKMTILPEKKHKVKTRVLRKTLDPAFDETFTFYGIPYSQIQDLTLHFMILSFDRFSRDDVIGEVLIPLAGIELSEGRLLMDREIIKRNKSSGRGELLISLCYQSTTNTLTVVVLKARHLPKSDVSGLSDPYVKVNLYHAKKRISKKKTHVKKCTPNAVFNELFVFDIPCEGLDDISIEFLVLDSDRGSRNEVIGRLTLGSSAEGTGGEHWKEICEYPRRQIAKWHMLCDG is encoded by the exons ATGGCTCCGATCGCGGCCAGCGGCCAGCAGTTCG ATGAAATTCCTACAGTGGTTGGGATCTTTAGTGCATTTGGCCTTGTCTTCTCTGTCTCCCTTTTCGCTTGGATCTGCTGCCAGCGTAAATCTTCCAAATCCAATAAGACCCCTCCATATAAGTTTGTCCATGTTCTGAAGGGGGTTGATATTTACCCTGAAAATCTCAACAGTAAGAAGAAGTTTGGAGCAGATGAGAAAAGTGAAGCAAAGAACAAATCAACGATGCCAAAGAATTCTCTCCATCTTGACCTGGAGAAGAGAGATCTCAACGGCAACTTCCCCAAGACAACCCCTAAAATTCAGAGCTCTCCAGATCTTGAAAATTTGTCTCCTAAGCACTTtgtagaaaggaagaaagattcAGTATCCCCTGATAGTTTAAAATCCATCACTTCCCTGTCATCTGAAGATAAACAAGACAAGCTAGGaactctctttttctccttagaGTACAACTTCGAGAAAAAGGCATTTGTAGTGAACATCAAAGAAGCACGTGGGCTGCCAGCAATGGATGAACAGTCAATGACTTCTGATCCCTACATCAAAATGACAATCCTGCCTGAGAAAAAGCACAAGGTGAAAACCAGAGTGCTGAGAAAAACCTTAGATCCAGCTTTTGATGAGACCTTCACGTTTTATGGGATCCCCTATAGCCAAATTCAAGACTTAACACTTCACTTTATGATCTTGAGCTTTGACAGGTTTTCCAGAGATGATGTCATTGGAGAAGTCCTCATTCCCCTTGCAGGAATTGAACTGTCAGAAGGAAGGCTGCTAATGGACAGAGAGATCATCAAAAGAAAT AAATCATCTGGGCGTGGAGAATTACTGATCTCTCTCTGTTATCAGTCTACAACAAACACGCTCACTGTGGTTGTTTTAAAAGCCAGGCATCTACCTAAATCTGATGTGTCAGGATTATCAG aCCCTTATGTCAAAGTGAACCTGTACCATGCTAAGAAGAgaatttctaaaaagaaaacccacGTGAAGAAATGCACCCCAAATGCAGTGTTCAATGAATTGTTTGTCTTTGACATTCCTTGTGAGGGCCTTGATGATATCAGCATTGAATTTTTGGTTTTAGATTCAGATAGGGGGTCAAGGAATGAAGTCATTGGCCGGTTAACCTTGGGATCTTCAGCAGAAGGAACAGGTGGAGAGCACTGGAAAGAAATTTGTGAATATCCTAGGAGACAAATTGCCAAATGGCATATGTTGTGTGATGGTTAG
- the SYT4 gene encoding synaptotagmin-4 isoform X1, producing the protein MAPIAASGQQFDEIPTVVGIFSAFGLVFSVSLFAWICCQRKSSKSNKTPPYKFVHVLKGVDIYPENLNSKKKFGADEKSEAKNKSTMPKNSLHLDLEKRDLNGNFPKTTPKIQSSPDLENLSPKHFVERKKDSVSPDSLKSITSLSSEDKQDKLGTLFFSLEYNFEKKAFVVNIKEARGLPAMDEQSMTSDPYIKMTILPEKKHKVKTRVLRKTLDPAFDETFTFYGIPYSQIQDLTLHFMILSFDRFSRDDVIGEVLIPLAGIELSEGRLLMDREIIKRNVRKSSGRGELLISLCYQSTTNTLTVVVLKARHLPKSDVSGLSDPYVKVNLYHAKKRISKKKTHVKKCTPNAVFNELFVFDIPCEGLDDISIEFLVLDSDRGSRNEVIGRLTLGSSAEGTGGEHWKEICEYPRRQIAKWHMLCDG; encoded by the exons ATGGCTCCGATCGCGGCCAGCGGCCAGCAGTTCG ATGAAATTCCTACAGTGGTTGGGATCTTTAGTGCATTTGGCCTTGTCTTCTCTGTCTCCCTTTTCGCTTGGATCTGCTGCCAGCGTAAATCTTCCAAATCCAATAAGACCCCTCCATATAAGTTTGTCCATGTTCTGAAGGGGGTTGATATTTACCCTGAAAATCTCAACAGTAAGAAGAAGTTTGGAGCAGATGAGAAAAGTGAAGCAAAGAACAAATCAACGATGCCAAAGAATTCTCTCCATCTTGACCTGGAGAAGAGAGATCTCAACGGCAACTTCCCCAAGACAACCCCTAAAATTCAGAGCTCTCCAGATCTTGAAAATTTGTCTCCTAAGCACTTtgtagaaaggaagaaagattcAGTATCCCCTGATAGTTTAAAATCCATCACTTCCCTGTCATCTGAAGATAAACAAGACAAGCTAGGaactctctttttctccttagaGTACAACTTCGAGAAAAAGGCATTTGTAGTGAACATCAAAGAAGCACGTGGGCTGCCAGCAATGGATGAACAGTCAATGACTTCTGATCCCTACATCAAAATGACAATCCTGCCTGAGAAAAAGCACAAGGTGAAAACCAGAGTGCTGAGAAAAACCTTAGATCCAGCTTTTGATGAGACCTTCACGTTTTATGGGATCCCCTATAGCCAAATTCAAGACTTAACACTTCACTTTATGATCTTGAGCTTTGACAGGTTTTCCAGAGATGATGTCATTGGAGAAGTCCTCATTCCCCTTGCAGGAATTGAACTGTCAGAAGGAAGGCTGCTAATGGACAGAGAGATCATCAAAAGAAATGTTAGg AAATCATCTGGGCGTGGAGAATTACTGATCTCTCTCTGTTATCAGTCTACAACAAACACGCTCACTGTGGTTGTTTTAAAAGCCAGGCATCTACCTAAATCTGATGTGTCAGGATTATCAG aCCCTTATGTCAAAGTGAACCTGTACCATGCTAAGAAGAgaatttctaaaaagaaaacccacGTGAAGAAATGCACCCCAAATGCAGTGTTCAATGAATTGTTTGTCTTTGACATTCCTTGTGAGGGCCTTGATGATATCAGCATTGAATTTTTGGTTTTAGATTCAGATAGGGGGTCAAGGAATGAAGTCATTGGCCGGTTAACCTTGGGATCTTCAGCAGAAGGAACAGGTGGAGAGCACTGGAAAGAAATTTGTGAATATCCTAGGAGACAAATTGCCAAATGGCATATGTTGTGTGATGGTTAG